From Enhydrobacter sp., the proteins below share one genomic window:
- a CDS encoding ArgE/DapE family deacylase: MLDPQLKTRIMDAVDRAFDDQTRVLADLVRIPSTRFREAPAQDMMARLFKEDGLSVDRWQIRIDDLKHLPGYSPHSLDYDDAWNVVGAWRPGSPSSGKGGRSLILNGHIDVVPEGPHEMWARNPFDPAIRDGWMYGRGAGDMKAGLILNLFAMRALRRLGYVPAADVYQQSVVEEECTGNGALACLQRGYRADAALIPEPSSHALTVAQVGVMWFQVKVTGHPVHVYKADAGSNAIESAYRLIQALRTLEKQWNAKKAHDSHFCDHHHPVNFNVGKIAGGDWASSVPAWCTFDMRIGVLPSQTLKECRQEVEDVIRRTAAGDPFLGNNPPTVTWEGFQAEPFVLRNHEQVREVLADAHRTVFGSALEDKTSTGTADNRFFGLYAGIPALVYGPRSDDIHGFDERVNLDSVRQITQATALFIAEWCGLEAAG, encoded by the coding sequence ATGCTCGACCCCCAGCTCAAGACCAGGATCATGGACGCCGTCGATCGCGCGTTCGACGACCAGACCCGGGTGCTCGCCGACCTGGTGAGGATCCCGTCGACCCGGTTCCGCGAGGCGCCCGCGCAGGACATGATGGCCCGCCTGTTCAAGGAGGACGGGCTGTCGGTCGATCGCTGGCAAATCCGGATCGACGACCTCAAGCACCTGCCGGGCTATTCGCCGCACAGTCTCGACTACGACGATGCCTGGAACGTCGTCGGCGCCTGGCGGCCCGGTTCGCCATCCTCGGGCAAGGGTGGCCGCTCGCTGATCCTCAACGGCCATATCGACGTCGTGCCCGAGGGGCCGCACGAGATGTGGGCGCGCAATCCGTTCGATCCGGCGATCCGCGACGGCTGGATGTACGGCCGCGGTGCGGGCGACATGAAGGCCGGGCTCATCCTCAATCTCTTCGCGATGCGCGCGCTGCGGCGATTGGGCTATGTGCCGGCGGCCGACGTCTACCAGCAGTCGGTGGTCGAGGAGGAATGCACGGGCAACGGCGCGCTCGCCTGTCTGCAGCGCGGCTATCGCGCCGACGCCGCGCTGATCCCCGAGCCGTCGTCGCACGCGCTGACCGTCGCGCAGGTCGGGGTGATGTGGTTCCAGGTCAAGGTCACCGGCCATCCGGTGCATGTCTACAAGGCCGACGCCGGCTCGAACGCCATCGAATCGGCCTATCGCCTGATCCAGGCGCTGCGCACGCTCGAGAAGCAGTGGAACGCGAAGAAGGCGCACGACTCCCATTTCTGCGACCACCATCACCCGGTGAACTTCAACGTCGGCAAGATCGCCGGCGGCGACTGGGCGAGCTCGGTGCCGGCGTGGTGCACCTTCGACATGCGGATCGGCGTGCTGCCGTCGCAGACGCTGAAGGAATGCCGGCAGGAGGTCGAGGATGTGATCCGCCGCACCGCCGCCGGCGATCCCTTCCTCGGCAACAACCCGCCGACCGTGACGTGGGAGGGCTTCCAGGCCGAGCCCTTCGTGCTGCGCAACCACGAGCAGGTGCGCGAGGTGCTGGCCGATGCGCATCGCACGGTGTTCGGGTCGGCGCTCGAGGACAAGACCTCGACGGGCACCGCCGACAATCGTTTCTTCGGCCTCTATGCCGGCATCCCGGCGCTGGTCTATGGGCCGCGATCGGACGACATCCACGGCTTCGACGAGCGGGTGAATCTCGACTCGGTGCGCCAGATCACGCAGGCGACGGCGCTGTTCATCGCCGAATGGTGCGGCCTCGAGGCGGCCGGGTAA
- a CDS encoding EamA family transporter, producing MTPLHSAAALLIAATWGLNFTAIRFGLDELTPFAFATWRFVLSALPVLFVPKPAISWGTLAGIGGFMFTGQFVFLFFAMEAGLPPGLTSVLVQLQGPLTVVLAALFLGERATAGQWSGLAIALVGVVLIARSVSDAAPLLAVGLALMSALTWAAGNLFFRSARGVSLFAVTVWASLIPPLPLAVAGVALDGWQATLSPILAPTWLGWAVLFYTVVPVMWLGYLIWGTLLRAYPAAKVGPVSLLVPCCALVFAALLVDEPLTTGRLAGVGVVLGGLAIGMFSTLRRA from the coding sequence TTGACGCCGCTCCATTCGGCGGCGGCGCTGCTGATCGCCGCGACCTGGGGCCTCAACTTCACCGCCATCCGCTTCGGCCTCGACGAACTCACGCCCTTCGCCTTCGCCACCTGGCGCTTCGTGCTGAGCGCGCTGCCGGTGCTGTTCGTGCCGAAGCCGGCGATCTCGTGGGGCACCCTGGCCGGCATCGGCGGCTTCATGTTCACCGGCCAGTTCGTCTTCCTGTTCTTCGCCATGGAGGCCGGCCTGCCGCCCGGCCTGACCTCGGTGCTGGTCCAGCTCCAGGGCCCGCTCACCGTGGTGCTGGCCGCGCTGTTCCTCGGCGAGCGCGCCACGGCGGGACAATGGAGCGGGCTCGCCATCGCCCTGGTCGGCGTCGTGCTGATCGCCCGCTCGGTCTCGGACGCAGCGCCGCTGCTCGCGGTCGGGCTGGCGCTGATGTCGGCCCTGACCTGGGCCGCCGGCAACCTCTTCTTCCGCTCGGCGCGCGGCGTGTCGCTGTTCGCCGTGACGGTGTGGGCGAGCCTGATCCCGCCGCTGCCGCTCGCCGTCGCCGGCGTCGCGCTCGACGGCTGGCAGGCGACGCTCTCGCCGATCCTCGCGCCGACCTGGCTCGGCTGGGCCGTGCTGTTCTACACCGTCGTGCCCGTGATGTGGCTCGGCTACCTGATCTGGGGAACCCTGCTGCGCGCCTATCCCGCCGCCAAGGTCGGGCCGGTGTCGCTGCTGGTGCCGTGCTGCGCCCTGGTCTTCGCCGCGCTGCTGGTCGACGAGCCGCTGACGACCGGACGCCTGGCCGGCGTCGGTGTCGTGCTGGGCGGGTTGGCGATCGGCATGTTCTCGACCCTGCGTCGCGCCTGA
- the leuD gene encoding 3-isopropylmalate dehydratase small subunit, with amino-acid sequence MDKFTKVTGVAVPLMRQNVDTDLIIRIERLVDNVGREGLGPYCFEQIRFKPDGSEDPDCIFNQQPYRGAPIILSRENFGCGSSREGAVWALKGMGIKAVIAPYFGDIFNNNCFQNGILPVALPIGEVEQLADEMKASPGNARITVDLENCQVISPTGRAIPFQVDARRQHALLNGLDDIAQTMTAKDRIEAWQARDRTERPWVWL; translated from the coding sequence ATGGACAAGTTCACCAAGGTGACCGGCGTCGCCGTACCGCTGATGCGCCAGAACGTCGATACCGACCTGATCATCCGCATCGAGCGGCTGGTCGACAATGTCGGCCGCGAGGGGCTCGGGCCCTACTGCTTCGAGCAGATCCGCTTCAAGCCAGACGGCAGCGAGGATCCGGACTGCATCTTCAACCAGCAGCCCTATCGCGGCGCGCCGATCATCCTCAGCCGCGAGAATTTCGGCTGCGGCTCGAGCCGCGAGGGCGCGGTGTGGGCGCTCAAGGGCATGGGCATCAAGGCGGTGATCGCGCCCTACTTCGGCGACATCTTCAACAACAACTGCTTCCAGAACGGCATCCTGCCGGTGGCGCTGCCGATCGGCGAGGTCGAGCAGCTCGCCGACGAGATGAAGGCCTCGCCGGGCAACGCGCGGATCACGGTCGATCTCGAGAACTGCCAGGTGATCTCGCCGACCGGCCGCGCGATACCGTTCCAGGTCGATGCGCGCCGCCAGCACGCGCTGCTGAACGGCCTCGACGACATCGCCCAGACCATGACGGCGAAGGACCGGATCGAGGCGTGGCAGGCCAGGGACCGGACCGAGCGGCCGTGGGTGTGGCTGTGA
- the leuC gene encoding 3-isopropylmalate dehydratase large subunit, which translates to MARTLFDKIWDGHVIADLGNGFVLLHIDRTLLHDMSGGKALAEAAEKGYAPPQPRLIYGTPDHTMSTRPGRTDKTYPPGEPLLKSMRETTSKYGIKLFDLGQDGNGIVHVVGPELGLTLPGTTLVCGDSHTSTHGGMGALAFGIGSSELVHTLATQTMVQRKPRRFRASFEGSLPVGVTAKDMILHLIGEVGTAAGTGHAVEYAGSAVRSLPIEARLTLCNLTIEMGARTGMVAPDDTTYEYLAGRDYAPKGALWDRAVAHWRTLPTDADAEFDREHTIDMRNVAPQITWGTSPEHVIAVDRAIPDPAKGPEEKRAAWEAALRYQGLEPGRPIEGTNVDWVFIGSCTNSRISDLRAAASIAKGRRKADHVTAWVVPGSERIKRQAEAEGLDRIFVEAGFEWREPGCSMCLASNGERVPPGKRSVSTSNRNFVGRQGPGARTHLASPAMAAAAAIKGAIADVRKIG; encoded by the coding sequence ATGGCCAGGACGCTGTTCGACAAGATCTGGGACGGCCACGTCATTGCCGATCTCGGCAACGGCTTCGTGCTGCTCCACATCGACCGCACGCTGCTGCACGACATGTCGGGCGGCAAGGCGCTCGCCGAGGCCGCCGAGAAGGGCTACGCGCCGCCCCAGCCGCGCCTGATCTACGGCACGCCGGACCACACGATGTCGACCCGGCCCGGCCGCACCGACAAGACCTATCCGCCGGGCGAGCCGCTGCTGAAGTCGATGCGCGAGACGACGTCGAAGTACGGCATCAAGCTGTTCGACCTCGGCCAGGACGGCAACGGCATCGTGCACGTCGTCGGACCCGAGCTTGGCCTCACCCTGCCGGGCACGACCCTGGTGTGCGGCGACAGCCACACCTCGACGCACGGCGGCATGGGCGCGCTCGCCTTCGGCATCGGCTCGTCCGAGCTGGTACATACGCTGGCCACGCAGACCATGGTGCAACGCAAGCCCAGGCGCTTCCGCGCCAGCTTCGAGGGCAGCCTGCCCGTCGGCGTGACCGCCAAGGACATGATCCTCCACCTGATCGGCGAGGTCGGCACGGCGGCCGGCACGGGCCACGCCGTCGAATATGCCGGCTCGGCCGTGCGCAGCCTGCCGATCGAGGCGCGGCTCACGCTCTGCAACCTCACCATCGAGATGGGCGCGCGCACCGGCATGGTGGCGCCCGACGACACGACCTACGAGTATCTCGCCGGCCGCGACTACGCACCCAAGGGCGCCCTGTGGGACCGCGCCGTCGCGCACTGGCGCACGCTCCCGACCGATGCCGACGCCGAGTTCGACCGCGAGCACACGATCGACATGAGGAACGTGGCGCCGCAGATCACCTGGGGCACCAGCCCCGAGCACGTGATCGCCGTCGACCGCGCCATTCCCGACCCGGCCAAGGGTCCGGAGGAGAAGCGCGCGGCGTGGGAGGCGGCGCTGCGCTACCAGGGTCTCGAGCCCGGCAGACCGATCGAGGGCACCAACGTCGACTGGGTGTTCATCGGCTCCTGCACCAACAGCCGCATCTCCGACCTGCGCGCCGCCGCGTCGATCGCCAAGGGACGGCGCAAGGCCGACCACGTCACGGCCTGGGTCGTGCCCGGCTCGGAGCGCATCAAGCGCCAGGCCGAGGCCGAGGGGCTCGACAGGATCTTCGTCGAGGCGGGCTTCGAATGGCGCGAGCCGGGCTGCTCGATGTGCCTTGCCTCCAACGGCGAGCGGGTGCCGCCCGGCAAGCGCAGCGTCTCGACCTCCAACCGCAACTTCGTCGGCCGCCAGGGTCCCGGCGCGCGCACCCATCTCGCCAGCCCGGCGATGGCGGCGGCGGCGGCGATCAAGGGTGCGATCGCCGACGTACGCAAGATCGGGTGA
- a CDS encoding tetratricopeptide repeat protein: protein MTVSDSKVDELARDAIRHAATGDFAGAERLFARVVAARPNSGQALHLLGQVRLKLGRFAEAREPLDRAARFLPRDAAAQINLAGCLSMLGDHAPALAALDRAAALKPGDPAIAHNRGRALEALGRAEEAERAFDEALSIDHRLVPSLSARARLLAARGDWMGALADLDMALTTRPDDAALRLRRGELLLERGDWLRGLDDHEARLDLPGERYAPDLPRWRGEPLDGRLLVYPEQADIESGAARRDTLMLARGVDAVVQCGPTLAPLLGGSTIVRGAGLDGFAAAAPLRSLPHLLGWTLYSLPPPPPLAVVAQPDGRVGWFTDAAPPDGQSIERDPANIARCARVVGDDVWPTHLAARLGIPTTLTAGPRWDWLWGPEPGPSPWYARLEVVQ, encoded by the coding sequence GTGACTGTCTCCGATTCAAAGGTCGACGAACTGGCACGCGATGCCATCCGGCACGCCGCGACGGGCGACTTCGCGGGCGCCGAACGGCTGTTCGCCCGCGTGGTGGCGGCGCGGCCCAACTCCGGCCAGGCGCTTCATCTGCTCGGCCAAGTGCGCCTGAAGCTCGGACGCTTCGCCGAGGCACGCGAGCCTCTCGATCGCGCCGCCAGGTTCCTGCCGCGCGACGCCGCCGCCCAGATCAATCTCGCCGGCTGCCTGTCGATGCTGGGCGACCATGCACCGGCCCTCGCCGCGCTCGACCGCGCCGCGGCGCTCAAGCCCGGCGATCCCGCGATCGCCCACAATCGCGGCCGCGCGCTCGAGGCACTCGGTCGGGCCGAAGAGGCGGAACGCGCCTTCGACGAGGCGCTGTCGATCGACCATCGCCTGGTGCCCTCGCTGAGCGCGCGCGCCCGGCTGCTGGCGGCGCGCGGCGACTGGATGGGCGCACTTGCCGATCTCGATATGGCGCTGACGACGCGGCCCGACGATGCGGCGCTGAGGTTGAGGCGAGGCGAGTTGCTGCTCGAGCGCGGCGACTGGCTGCGCGGCTTGGACGACCACGAGGCACGGCTCGACCTGCCGGGCGAGCGCTACGCACCGGATCTGCCGCGTTGGCGGGGCGAGCCGCTCGACGGCCGGTTGCTGGTCTACCCGGAACAGGCCGACATCGAGAGCGGCGCCGCCCGGCGCGACACGCTGATGCTGGCCCGCGGCGTCGACGCGGTCGTTCAGTGCGGGCCAACCCTCGCACCGCTGCTCGGCGGATCCACGATCGTGCGCGGCGCCGGCCTCGACGGCTTCGCGGCGGCCGCGCCGCTGCGCAGCCTGCCGCATCTCCTGGGCTGGACGCTGTACTCGCTGCCGCCGCCGCCGCCGCTCGCCGTCGTCGCGCAACCCGACGGTCGCGTCGGCTGGTTCACCGACGCAGCGCCGCCCGACGGCCAATCGATCGAGCGCGACCCCGCCAACATCGCGCGCTGCGCCCGCGTGGTCGGCGACGATGTCTGGCCGACCCATCTCGCGGCGCGGCTGGGCATTCCGACGACGCTGACGGCCGGACCGCGGTGGGACTGGCTCTGGGGACCCGAGCCCGGCCCATCGCCCTGGTACGCCCGCCTGGAAGTCGTGCAATAG
- a CDS encoding DUF1127 domain-containing protein has product MARMSPSYTSPTLHLGSIATFADVVKTWRRRSRERHELGNLGARTLHDIGLNAGQVAFEANKPFWRA; this is encoded by the coding sequence ATGGCCCGGATGTCCCCGTCCTACACCTCGCCGACCCTGCATCTCGGTTCGATCGCCACCTTCGCCGACGTGGTCAAGACCTGGCGCCGGCGCAGCCGCGAGCGGCATGAGCTTGGCAACCTCGGCGCCCGCACCCTGCACGACATCGGGTTGAACGCCGGCCAGGTCGCCTTCGAGGCCAACAAGCCCTTCTGGCGGGCCTAG
- a CDS encoding transcriptional regulator GcvA produces MKRTLPPLNGLRAFEAAARHMSFTDAAQELNVTQAAISHQVRGLELRLGLKLFVRRNRSLLLSESGQAYLPAVRAAFDQLNEATEKLLHKDRGGNLTVTTTASFATKWLVPRLGGFQRANPEIDVRVSTGTGLVDFSREDVDIGIRYGRGQWPNLVAERLVGEDVLPVCAPSLLKGPNALRKPVDLKRFTLLHIGTFPDDWQVWLTAAGIKGIDATRGVTFDNAVVAYQAAMDGLGVALGRNPLVTPDLKAGRLVAPFDFKLPTELAYYAVYPAEAIRRRKIKAFRDWLMTLAEAAPAP; encoded by the coding sequence ATGAAGCGCACGCTGCCTCCGCTCAATGGCTTGAGGGCTTTCGAAGCGGCCGCACGCCACATGAGCTTCACCGATGCGGCCCAGGAACTGAACGTCACCCAGGCCGCGATCAGCCATCAGGTGCGCGGGCTGGAACTGCGGCTCGGATTAAAATTGTTCGTGCGCAGAAACCGCTCGCTGCTGCTCTCGGAGTCGGGCCAGGCCTACCTGCCGGCGGTGCGCGCCGCGTTCGATCAACTGAACGAGGCGACGGAGAAACTGCTGCACAAGGATCGCGGCGGCAATCTCACCGTGACGACCACGGCGTCCTTCGCCACTAAGTGGCTGGTGCCGCGCCTCGGCGGGTTCCAGCGCGCCAATCCGGAGATCGACGTGCGCGTCAGCACCGGCACGGGACTCGTCGATTTCTCGCGCGAGGACGTCGATATCGGCATCCGCTACGGCCGCGGTCAGTGGCCCAACCTCGTGGCCGAGCGACTGGTCGGTGAGGACGTGTTGCCGGTCTGCGCACCGTCGCTGCTCAAGGGCCCGAACGCGCTCAGGAAACCCGTCGATCTCAAGCGTTTCACGCTGCTGCATATCGGCACCTTTCCGGACGACTGGCAGGTCTGGCTGACCGCTGCCGGCATCAAGGGCATCGACGCCACTCGCGGCGTCACGTTCGACAACGCCGTCGTCGCCTACCAGGCCGCGATGGACGGCCTGGGCGTGGCGCTCGGCCGCAATCCGCTGGTCACTCCCGACCTCAAGGCGGGCCGTCTGGTGGCGCCCTTCGACTTCAAGCTGCCGACCGAGCTCGCCTACTATGCCGTCTATCCGGCCGAGGCGATTCGCCGCCGCAAGATCAAGGCGTTTCGCGACTGGCTGATGACCCTGGCCGAAGCCGCACCCGCGCCCTGA
- a CDS encoding LLM class flavin-dependent oxidoreductase — MDFGYFTLSDNRYPNNPRSAESFIADIYEEALFAERVGLNSAWIGEHHFNLLGVNASPLAILAQLAGATKKLRLAPAVTLLPVHHPLHVAEEWATLDLLSGGRVDFAAGRGYDRKEYEPFGASFEDSSELFAEALEIVWRAWTEPGRWSHRGKFYQFEDIEIRPRPAQRPLRPYVACFSRPSMELAARNDWHVIYAPFAAAMVYGSLGDAVRIYRETCEQQFGRPMRRAMCSYFVHIASTPEEERYGKEALVRYFQDALIAAFPSASGEKVPPTYKYFVDIVNILRDMRPEKLTDKSILCGNPQHIVDTLKKVEAAGISEVILYFNYGQKPHALVKEQMERFMREVAPHFAS; from the coding sequence ATGGACTTCGGCTACTTCACGCTGAGCGACAACCGCTATCCGAACAACCCGCGCAGCGCCGAGTCGTTCATCGCGGACATCTACGAAGAGGCGCTGTTCGCCGAGCGGGTCGGGCTGAACTCGGCCTGGATCGGCGAACATCACTTCAATCTGCTGGGCGTCAATGCCTCGCCGCTCGCGATCCTGGCACAGCTCGCCGGCGCGACGAAGAAACTCAGGCTCGCGCCGGCCGTCACGCTGCTGCCGGTGCATCACCCCCTGCACGTCGCTGAGGAATGGGCGACCCTCGATCTGCTGTCGGGCGGCCGCGTCGACTTCGCCGCCGGACGCGGCTACGACCGAAAGGAATACGAGCCGTTCGGCGCCTCCTTCGAGGATTCCTCCGAGCTGTTCGCCGAGGCGCTGGAGATCGTGTGGCGGGCCTGGACGGAGCCCGGCAGATGGAGCCACCGCGGCAAGTTCTACCAGTTCGAGGATATCGAGATACGTCCCAGGCCGGCGCAACGACCCCTGCGTCCCTACGTGGCCTGCTTTTCGCGTCCCTCCATGGAGCTCGCTGCCCGCAACGACTGGCACGTGATCTATGCACCCTTTGCCGCCGCCATGGTCTACGGATCGCTCGGCGATGCCGTCCGCATCTATCGCGAGACCTGCGAGCAGCAGTTCGGGCGGCCGATGCGGCGTGCCATGTGCTCCTACTTCGTGCATATCGCGTCGACGCCGGAGGAGGAGCGGTACGGCAAGGAAGCCCTGGTGCGCTATTTTCAGGATGCCCTGATCGCCGCGTTCCCGTCGGCGTCGGGAGAGAAGGTGCCGCCGACCTACAAGTACTTCGTCGACATCGTGAACATTCTGCGCGACATGCGGCCGGAGAAGCTCACCGACAAGTCGATCCTGTGCGGCAACCCGCAACACATCGTCGATACACTGAAGAAGGTCGAGGCGGCGGGGATCTCCGAGGTCATTCTCTATTTCAACTACGGCCAGAAGCCGCACGCGCTGGTGAAGGAGCAGATGGAACGCTTCATGCGCGAGGTCGCCCCGCACTTCGCGTCATGA
- a CDS encoding MarR family transcriptional regulator has protein sequence MKALDDYLPYLLNRAGARLAASFAEEIRPLGANLQMWRVLAALHERDGRRMGDLAAITSIKVSTLTRLIDRMERKTLVVRRQDRADARAVALHVSAAGRRLTRKILPIAERYERVALRGFGSAETTRLKTALRRLFDNMDGLRKE, from the coding sequence ATGAAGGCGCTCGACGACTACCTGCCCTACCTGCTGAACCGTGCCGGTGCGCGGCTGGCCGCCTCCTTCGCCGAGGAAATCCGTCCTCTCGGCGCAAACCTGCAGATGTGGCGCGTGCTTGCGGCGCTGCACGAGCGGGACGGGCGGCGCATGGGCGACCTCGCGGCGATCACGTCGATCAAGGTCTCGACGCTCACCCGCCTGATCGACCGCATGGAACGCAAGACTCTCGTGGTGCGGCGGCAGGACCGGGCGGATGCGCGCGCCGTCGCCCTCCACGTCTCGGCCGCGGGCCGCCGGCTCACGCGAAAAATCTTGCCGATCGCCGAACGCTACGAAAGAGTGGCGCTCCGTGGCTTCGGCAGCGCTGAAACCACGCGGTTGAAGACAGCACTACGCCGGCTCTTCGACAACATGGATGGATTGCGCAAGGAATAG
- a CDS encoding pyridoxamine 5'-phosphate oxidase family protein: MAQLKSIEDLRRIVTEPRPATRTKILDALDEQSIAFLKRCPFALVGTVSADGTLEVSPKGDEPGFIRVEDPHTLLIPERVGNNLAFGLSNMIDNGRIGMICLVPATGETLRISGTAEVYDDADLVASLSSLGKPALLATRVRIKHCYFHCARSVVRAGLWRPESWPTPGRVSFGKIIAPKIGAGDDVAAQIDASVEGAYTTRLWSNG; this comes from the coding sequence ATGGCGCAACTCAAGTCGATCGAGGATCTGCGTCGGATTGTCACCGAGCCGCGGCCGGCGACGCGCACCAAGATACTCGATGCGCTCGACGAGCAGTCGATCGCTTTCCTGAAGAGGTGTCCCTTCGCCCTAGTCGGCACGGTGTCCGCCGACGGCACGCTCGAAGTCTCGCCCAAGGGAGACGAGCCGGGCTTCATCCGCGTCGAGGACCCGCACACGCTGTTGATCCCCGAGCGCGTGGGCAACAACCTCGCGTTCGGACTTTCCAACATGATCGACAACGGCAGGATCGGCATGATCTGCCTGGTCCCAGCGACCGGCGAGACCCTGCGCATCTCGGGCACGGCCGAGGTCTACGACGATGCCGATCTGGTCGCCTCGCTTTCTTCGCTGGGCAAGCCGGCGTTGCTGGCGACCCGCGTGCGCATCAAACACTGTTATTTCCATTGCGCCCGCTCGGTGGTACGCGCGGGCTTGTGGAGGCCGGAATCCTGGCCGACGCCGGGCCGGGTCTCGTTCGGCAAGATCATCGCGCCCAAGATCGGGGCGGGCGACGACGTCGCCGCCCAGATCGACGCCAGTGTCGAGGGCGCCTATACGACACGCCTCTGGAGCAACGGTTAG
- a CDS encoding aspartate/glutamate racemase family protein codes for MHIGLIGGIGPAATDFYYRGLIDRHAAAGIPLECTIAHADVREMSRNLNDRNPGRQAEIFARLIGRMKAAGAQAAAVTSMGGHFCIRELEPISPLPLVNAIPEVDAAIVARGLRRIGVMGTRTVMESKLYGGVASAELVAPEGDDLDRIHAAYVDMASIGRITDHQRQIFLNVGRHLVRERGVEAIMLGGTDLFLAFAGHDPGFQLVDCADIHIDAIYRLTSKR; via the coding sequence ATGCATATCGGGCTGATCGGCGGCATCGGACCCGCCGCGACGGATTTTTACTATCGCGGGCTGATCGACCGGCATGCTGCTGCCGGCATTCCACTGGAATGCACCATCGCCCATGCCGACGTCCGTGAGATGTCGCGCAACCTCAACGACCGGAATCCCGGTCGGCAGGCGGAGATCTTCGCGCGCCTGATAGGCCGCATGAAGGCGGCCGGAGCGCAAGCGGCTGCCGTGACCTCGATGGGCGGACATTTCTGCATTCGGGAGCTCGAGCCGATTTCACCGCTCCCGCTCGTGAACGCCATACCCGAGGTCGACGCGGCCATCGTGGCGCGCGGCCTGCGAAGGATCGGCGTGATGGGCACGCGCACGGTGATGGAAAGCAAGCTCTATGGCGGCGTCGCCTCGGCGGAGCTGGTCGCGCCGGAAGGGGACGACCTCGACCGCATTCACGCCGCCTATGTCGACATGGCGAGCATCGGCCGGATCACCGATCATCAGCGCCAGATATTCCTGAATGTCGGTCGCCATCTCGTGCGTGAACGCGGCGTCGAGGCAATCATGCTGGGCGGCACCGACCTCTTCCTCGCCTTCGCCGGTCACGATCCGGGCTTCCAGCTGGTCGATTGTGCCGACATTCATATCGACGCGATATACCGGCTGACGTCGAAGCGCTAA
- a CDS encoding amidohydrolase family protein — translation MSQTLFRNFRLLDPRWDEVRGGYEVLIEGGTVREVSSRPIKAPDARTIDGGGCTLMPGLIDCHVHVFLTEVNLRHLEAVPLTLLAAQAATLMRGMLDRGFTTVRDTGGADWGIKMAVESGLIDGPRLFISGRAIGPTGGHSDSRRRTDVQLAPCHCCNAMTYCMAIADGADEVRRTVREQMRLGADQIKIMCSGGVASPYDPLDSLQFSAEEIAAATDEARNFGRYVLAHAYTPEAITRAIENGVRTIEHGNLIDLKSARRLKASGGFMVANLVTYFVMKERARQFGMSADMLAKNDVVLEGALRSLEICKKSGVEVGYGSDLLGPLQVEQSREFLFRAEVLKPLEIIRQATTVGAKILRQEGRLGVIEPGAHADLIAIDGNPLRRLELFLDQGAHLPMIMKAGRFHKNTLT, via the coding sequence ATGTCGCAGACCCTGTTCCGGAACTTCCGCCTGCTCGACCCTCGCTGGGACGAAGTGCGTGGCGGCTACGAAGTGCTGATCGAGGGCGGCACCGTACGCGAGGTCTCGAGCAGGCCGATCAAGGCGCCCGATGCGCGCACGATCGACGGCGGCGGGTGCACGCTGATGCCGGGCCTGATCGATTGCCACGTCCACGTCTTCTTGACTGAGGTGAACCTGCGCCATCTGGAAGCCGTGCCACTCACCCTGCTGGCCGCCCAGGCGGCTACGCTGATGCGCGGCATGCTCGACCGCGGCTTCACCACCGTGCGCGACACCGGTGGCGCCGACTGGGGAATCAAGATGGCCGTCGAGTCAGGCCTCATCGACGGTCCTCGGCTCTTCATATCCGGCCGTGCCATAGGGCCGACCGGCGGACATTCCGATTCGCGGCGCCGAACCGACGTCCAGTTGGCCCCCTGCCACTGCTGCAACGCCATGACCTATTGCATGGCCATCGCCGACGGTGCCGACGAAGTGCGCCGGACGGTACGCGAACAGATGCGGCTCGGTGCCGACCAGATCAAGATCATGTGTTCTGGCGGAGTCGCCTCGCCCTACGACCCGCTCGACTCGCTGCAGTTTTCCGCCGAGGAGATTGCCGCCGCCACGGACGAGGCACGCAACTTCGGCCGCTACGTGCTGGCGCACGCCTACACGCCCGAGGCCATCACGCGCGCCATCGAGAACGGCGTGCGCACCATCGAGCACGGCAACCTGATCGACCTCAAGTCGGCGCGACGGTTGAAAGCCAGCGGTGGCTTCATGGTCGCCAACCTCGTGACCTACTTCGTGATGAAGGAGCGGGCCAGGCAGTTCGGCATGAGCGCCGACATGCTGGCGAAGAACGACGTGGTGCTGGAAGGCGCGCTGCGCTCCCTCGAGATCTGCAAGAAGTCGGGTGTGGAGGTGGGTTACGGTTCCGATCTGCTGGGCCCGCTCCAGGTCGAACAGAGCCGCGAGTTCCTGTTCCGCGCCGAGGTGCTGAAGCCGCTGGAGATCATTCGGCAGGCGACGACGGTCGGCGCGAAGATCCTGCGCCAAGAGGGCAGGCTCGGCGTGATTGAGCCAGGCGCCCACGCCGACCTGATCGCCATCGACGGCAACCCGCTGCGCAGGCTCGAGCTCTTCCTCGACCAGGGCGCGCACTTGCCAATGATCATGAAGGCCGGGCGTTTCCACAAGAACACACTGACCTAG